The genomic stretch GGCAATTTATGAACATATGCATAGTTATCTCCTTGTTTTTCCAGTATAGATTAAGGGGCTCATGCCCGTGCCAAATCCAACAAAGAAGGGAGCGACCGTCTCCCGGTACACTCCCTCACCACGCTGTAACAGCGTCATGCCTACTGCCTCCTGCCCTATCGCAACACCGACGAATCAAAGCTGTTCACCCGGTACGGCGCACTCGCCTTCTGGTTCTCCTTGGCCAGATAGCTCGCCCAGTAGAAACACCGGTCATAATCCTGCTTAAACAGTATTTGCAGATGCTCTCTCGCAGGGTGCTTTAGTGGCGGGCGACACAGCATGATCCCATTCTCCATCCGATTGCCATCCGCATCCTTGTCGCAGAAGTGGATAAGCCCCGTGGCATCACATCCCAGCACCCGTCCCCACGTTTCCTGAACTTTCAGCAGGAAATGGAAATAATTCATCACCTTGTTGCCATCCAGCAGCGCAATGCAGTGATAGTGCTGGTGCTTCTCCCGTGACTGCTCCCGTACCCAGAGGTAGTGAAGGTCTATCCCCCTGTACGCACTCTGCTCTCCGAAGTTCTTCCAGAACCTTGAGATTTCCTGATTGCCTCCCATCGCAGGGTATCTGGCAGGGAATCTCATATCAAAGCGAATGAATAAAACCTTGCAGTGCCTGTCGGTCATCCAGTCAAGACGTTCTTTGAATCGTTCCATGATGACGGGGTATAAGCCGTATTCTTCGAAGGGGCCTACGTTAACTTGGATTCCTTGGTATGTGTCAGCATGAGAAACTTGTTGGTGTATCATGATCAAGCTCCTGTTAAGACGTTGTTTATTTTTCTGACTATAGTATATTCCTTGCTATGAAAATTAATACGAAGATGATTACGCATGAGTGCCCCATTGCTCCTTGTTGGGCAATGGGTCATTGAGTCTTGATCATCGTTATTAGTTTGTTTTTTCTTTGTGTATATGTCGTATATTACGTTACGTCATCTTATCTTGTAATAGTAATAGTATAGAATTTGTTTGTCTTTATAATGGTGCTGCAATCTATTACTATTGAATAAAGAAGAATAAGATACTTCCTAATACCGAGTATTCTTCTGCTCGGAATCTGAAGATTAGCTGGAAGGTGCGATGCGTACATCGTACCCTGGCACGGAGAGGCGCTTTCCGAGGATTAATTGCCCCGATACGGTGTTTCAGGAGAAAAAATGAGGCCGCAAGGTCAGACGCCCGGAACGGCGAACCGCTNNNNNNNNNNTCCTCCCATCGCAGGGTATCTGGCAGGGAATCTCATATCAAAGCGAATGAATAACACCTTGCAGTGCCTGTCGGTCATCCAGTCAAGACGTTCTTTGAATCGTTCCATGATGACGGGGTATAAGCCGTATTCATCGAAGAGGCCTACGTTAACTGGGATTCCTTGGTATGTGTCAGCATGAGAAACTTGTTGGTGTATCATGATCAATCTCCTGTTAAGACGTTGTTTATTTTTTCTGCCTATAGTATATCCCTTGCTATGAAAATTAATACGAAGATGATTACGCATGAGTGCCCCATTGCTCCTTGTTGGGCAATGGGTCATTGAGTCTTGATNNNNNNNNNNGCCGAGCGCCAAGGGGGCGTCAGGATCAGTATCCGGTTCCTCGTAGTCCACACCCATGGGCGGATGGGGAGCGGCAACCGCCAGTACCACAAAGGCACCGGCCAGGCAGCCGCCGAGGAAGGCCAGAAGTACGGGGATGTGATCCTTGGGATCGGTGAGGTTCTGTTCGTCAGTCATCCATGCTCTCCTTCAGTATTTGCAAAACGGCTATGAGTATGGCGAGTAAAACTCCTATGTGCATGGGTGGCCTCCATGCAGGCGTTGCTGCCAGACAGGGCAGGCGTACTGGACGCAGTGCCGGGG from Desulfovibrio psychrotolerans encodes the following:
- a CDS encoding YagK/YfjJ domain-containing protein, encoding MIHQQVSHADTYQGIQVNVGPFEEYGLYPVIMERFKERLDWMTDRHCKVLFIRFDMRFPARYPAMGGNQEISRFWKNFGEQSAYRGIDLHYLWVREQSREKHQHYHCIALLDGNKVMNYFHFLLKVQETWGRVLGCDATGLIHFCDKDADGNRMENGIMLCRPPLKHPAREHLQILFKQDYDRCFYWASYLAKENQKASAPYRVNSFDSSVLR